One part of the Acetonema longum DSM 6540 genome encodes these proteins:
- a CDS encoding ShlB/FhaC/HecB family hemolysin secretion/activation protein, whose amino-acid sequence MISYHFKLLSRKTTLLLFLTLLLMHSFPALAQPTRTETEELNRRARQQAEERKQRQERQDVFLQDKSQADEDTSLPEETPAFQIHRIQLKGERLQEFSWLTSYLESYSHRRIGQQGIQLIVKRLSNLLIDRGYITTRILVPEQDLSSETLTLLLIPGTIHEIRFQDPSYHGSWQTAFPARPGDILNLRNLEQGLEQMKRVPSQDVEMDIRPGNQPGQSDVVIKVQRQKPWKAILSLDDSGSKATGRLQSSQTFAVDNLFGINDLFNVSFNVDAEPDHPERGTRGNSVDYSFPYGHWTFSFSGRSYQYHQTVTAAVEPFVSSGESDNLEFKASRLLERDQTSKTHLDFRILRAKSKSYIDDTEIEVQRKNTTAAEFAFVHTRYAGHTVYDVKIANKQGVSWFHAQEEPADRLPDDPTTRYSLWTVDLQTVAPAAFFGAPAQYRVNFYGQHTLSPLYGSEYFSIGNRYTVRGFDGEQTLSAEKGWYLRNELAIPLAGGGPEVYLGLDYGQVSGQATQYLPGKKLAGGAVGLRGNLATFQYDLFAGWPIYKPQGYQTADTTFGFQLLCQI is encoded by the coding sequence ATGATCAGCTATCATTTTAAACTACTGTCGCGTAAAACCACGCTCCTCCTCTTTTTAACCCTGCTCCTGATGCATTCGTTCCCCGCCCTCGCTCAGCCAACCCGTACTGAAACCGAAGAACTCAATCGGCGTGCCCGGCAGCAAGCCGAAGAACGGAAACAGCGCCAGGAACGCCAGGACGTTTTCCTGCAGGACAAATCTCAGGCAGACGAAGACACATCCCTCCCGGAAGAAACTCCTGCGTTTCAGATCCATAGGATTCAGTTAAAAGGAGAGAGGCTCCAGGAATTCTCCTGGCTCACATCATACCTTGAGTCCTATTCCCACCGTCGTATCGGTCAACAGGGCATCCAACTGATCGTAAAACGCCTTTCCAATCTTCTCATTGACCGTGGCTACATTACCACACGAATCCTGGTGCCGGAACAGGATCTCTCCAGCGAAACCCTAACCTTGCTTCTGATCCCAGGTACCATTCACGAAATCCGCTTTCAAGATCCCTCTTATCACGGTTCCTGGCAAACCGCCTTTCCCGCTCGTCCCGGCGACATCTTAAATCTGCGCAACCTGGAACAAGGCTTGGAACAAATGAAACGAGTCCCTTCCCAGGATGTAGAAATGGACATACGCCCCGGCAATCAACCTGGCCAAAGCGACGTTGTCATCAAAGTCCAGCGGCAAAAACCCTGGAAAGCGATCCTCTCATTGGATGACTCCGGCAGCAAGGCCACCGGACGGCTTCAATCCTCCCAAACATTTGCTGTCGACAACCTGTTCGGTATCAACGACCTCTTCAACGTCTCCTTTAACGTCGATGCCGAACCAGACCACCCGGAGCGGGGTACCCGCGGCAACTCCGTTGACTACTCCTTTCCTTACGGTCATTGGACATTTAGCTTCTCCGGGCGCTCCTACCAATACCACCAAACCGTAACCGCCGCAGTCGAACCTTTTGTATCCTCCGGCGAAAGCGACAACCTGGAATTCAAAGCTTCGCGACTCCTTGAGAGGGATCAAACTAGCAAAACTCATCTGGATTTTCGCATCCTTCGCGCCAAATCCAAGAGTTATATCGATGACACCGAAATTGAAGTCCAGAGAAAAAATACCACCGCTGCTGAATTTGCCTTTGTGCATACCCGCTACGCCGGGCACACCGTTTATGACGTCAAAATAGCCAATAAACAAGGCGTTTCCTGGTTTCATGCCCAGGAAGAACCGGCCGACAGACTCCCGGATGATCCCACCACCCGCTACAGCCTATGGACCGTTGACCTACAGACGGTGGCCCCGGCTGCCTTTTTTGGCGCTCCGGCCCAATACAGAGTCAACTTTTACGGGCAACACACCCTGAGCCCCCTATATGGCTCCGAATATTTCTCCATAGGCAACCGTTACACAGTCCGCGGCTTTGACGGCGAACAAACCTTATCCGCCGAAAAAGGCTGGTACCTTCGCAACGAACTAGCCATTCCCCTGGCCGGCGGCGGACCGGAAGTCTACCTGGGCCTTGACTATGGACAAGTCAGCGGCCAGGCCACCCAATACCTGCCCGGTAAAAAACTGGCCGGCGGCGCCGTAGGTCTGAGAGGCAATCTCGCCACCTTCCAATATGACCTGTTCGCCGGCTGGCCCATCTATAAACCCCAGGGCTATCAAACCGCCGATACCACATTCGGGTTTCAGCTTCTTTGCCAAATATAA